In Paraburkholderia sp. BL10I2N1, a single genomic region encodes these proteins:
- a CDS encoding site-specific integrase: MFSRFNEYLTAHRTTLATFGADQIDGFFSDLEYNCQPGTTTRLRYLKLIDRLSRHLVAQEIRTNNPAAQLLTSERWPEDEPTPVYLSGDDDVRVQTVCGVRQFESFKDLRNTAIVALFLGSGVAAAELQQLTVDDLDVTSARVSVIVKKHGPRIARRVPVDLFAVDVMRTYHGARVEIPCPTNWLFVATAGGKPMKADTLGSCVRAALRSVGTAAADESPRLLRNTYGRRHLSEGKSNEQVSGLLGLSSHRTATRLRQTLWQPDPAPGSIERSA, translated from the coding sequence ATGTTCTCCCGATTCAACGAGTATCTGACTGCGCATCGAACGACGTTGGCCACGTTCGGTGCGGACCAGATCGATGGTTTCTTTTCGGATCTGGAGTACAACTGCCAACCCGGCACTACTACACGCCTGCGATATCTCAAATTGATCGATCGGCTCTCGCGGCATCTGGTCGCGCAGGAGATTCGCACCAACAACCCTGCTGCGCAACTCCTCACCAGTGAGCGCTGGCCAGAGGACGAGCCGACACCTGTCTACCTTTCGGGAGACGACGACGTGCGTGTCCAGACCGTCTGTGGTGTCCGGCAATTCGAATCATTCAAGGATCTGCGCAACACGGCCATCGTCGCCCTATTTCTCGGTTCGGGCGTCGCGGCAGCGGAACTTCAGCAACTGACTGTCGATGATCTCGACGTAACCAGCGCTCGCGTGAGTGTTATTGTGAAAAAACACGGGCCGCGCATCGCTCGCCGGGTGCCCGTTGACCTTTTTGCAGTCGACGTGATGCGAACGTATCACGGTGCGCGCGTGGAAATACCGTGTCCCACCAACTGGTTATTTGTCGCAACCGCAGGCGGGAAGCCGATGAAAGCGGACACGCTCGGATCGTGTGTGCGTGCGGCACTGCGGTCTGTGGGCACCGCGGCGGCAGACGAAAGTCCGCGACTGCTGCGAAATACATACGGCCGGAGGCATCTGAGCGAAGGAAAGAGCAACGAACAGGTGAGCGGACTGCTGGGCCTTTCCAGTCATAGGACCGCTACACGTTTGCGTCAGACGCTTTGGCAACCGGATCCCGCGCCCGGGTCTATCGAGCGCTCGGCCTAG
- a CDS encoding FAD-binding oxidoreductase gives MANVSSKAVEELTGAIRGQVLQPGNPAFDEARRIWNGMIDRRPALIVFCAGVADIRRAVAFARDNNLLLAVRGGGHNIAGTAICDDGLVIDLSQMKSVRIDPAARRAYVEPGNTLADFDHEAQAFGLATPLGINSTTGVSGLTLGGGFGWLSRKYGLSVDNLISADVITADGELLHASADEHEDLFWAIRGGGGNFGIVTMFEFELHPVGPEVFGGLVVLPFEQAKTALTKYHAAAGAMPEELTVWSVLRLAPPLPFLPPEIHGKPVIVFAICYTGEVENGPRAVDEIRHFGTALGEHVGPMPYAAWQKAFDPLLTSGARNYWKSHNLAELPDGLLDHLIDAIGKLPSPECEIFFGHIAGETTRIATDATAYANRDAKFVMNVHGRWRDASDDERCIAWARAFFESTAAFALGSVYVNFMTQDETERVGAAYGPNWERLVAIKSRYDPHNFFCQNQNIKPTAS, from the coding sequence GTGGCCAATGTCTCGAGTAAGGCAGTTGAGGAACTGACGGGTGCAATTCGCGGACAAGTGTTGCAGCCTGGCAATCCCGCATTCGACGAAGCGCGGCGTATCTGGAACGGCATGATCGACCGCCGCCCCGCGCTAATTGTCTTTTGTGCCGGAGTCGCGGACATTCGTCGCGCAGTGGCGTTTGCGCGCGATAACAATCTGCTGCTCGCGGTACGTGGCGGCGGCCACAACATCGCAGGCACTGCGATCTGCGACGACGGTCTGGTGATCGATCTGTCGCAGATGAAATCGGTGCGCATCGATCCCGCCGCACGCCGCGCCTATGTCGAACCCGGCAACACATTAGCTGATTTCGATCACGAGGCGCAGGCATTCGGCCTGGCGACACCGCTTGGCATCAATTCAACCACAGGGGTGTCGGGCTTGACGCTAGGTGGCGGCTTCGGCTGGCTCAGCCGCAAATACGGACTGTCAGTCGACAATCTTATCTCGGCGGACGTCATTACCGCTGACGGGGAGTTGCTGCACGCGAGCGCCGACGAGCACGAAGACCTGTTTTGGGCAATTCGCGGCGGTGGCGGCAATTTTGGCATCGTCACGATGTTCGAGTTCGAGTTGCATCCGGTCGGGCCAGAAGTTTTTGGCGGGCTCGTGGTACTGCCGTTCGAGCAGGCAAAAACCGCATTGACGAAATATCACGCAGCAGCGGGGGCCATGCCGGAGGAACTGACTGTCTGGAGCGTGTTGCGGCTCGCGCCGCCTCTGCCTTTCCTGCCACCGGAGATACACGGCAAGCCGGTCATCGTCTTTGCAATCTGCTACACCGGCGAGGTCGAAAATGGGCCGCGTGCGGTCGATGAAATCCGGCACTTCGGCACCGCGCTGGGCGAGCATGTTGGCCCAATGCCGTATGCGGCGTGGCAAAAAGCGTTCGATCCGCTGTTGACCTCCGGCGCACGCAATTACTGGAAATCGCACAATCTGGCTGAACTGCCGGACGGGCTGCTGGACCACCTGATCGATGCGATTGGCAAGTTGCCGTCGCCCGAATGCGAGATATTTTTCGGCCATATCGCTGGCGAGACCACGCGTATCGCGACCGATGCCACTGCCTACGCGAACCGCGACGCAAAATTTGTCATGAACGTGCACGGACGCTGGCGCGATGCGAGCGACGACGAGCGATGCATCGCATGGGCTCGAGCATTCTTCGAATCAACTGCGGCCTTTGCGCTGGGCAGCGTGTATGTAAATTTCATGACGCAGGATGAAACCGAGCGGGTCGGTGCAGCCTATGGCCCCAACTGGGAGCGGCTGGTGGCGATCAAGTCGCGTTACGATCCGCACAATTTCTTTTGTCAAAACCAGAACATCAAACCTACCGCTTCGTAA